One segment of Pandoraea pnomenusa DNA contains the following:
- a CDS encoding fumarylacetoacetate hydrolase family protein: MSQFVISAPPQASVAVAGSDARFPVRRVFCVGRNYAAHAREMGSNPDREPPFFFMKPADAVVPASGTLPYPPLTRELHHEIELVVAIGAPGENVDANQALSLVWGYGVGVDLTRRDLQQQAKDTRRPWDWGKAFDASAPCGPLHAVAQVGHPKEGRVWLDVNGENRQTGDLNELIWSVPDLIAEISRSVRLAPGDLIFTGTPAGVGPLEPGDKVSAGVAGVGEIAFTIGKAPAA; the protein is encoded by the coding sequence ATGAGCCAATTCGTCATTTCGGCGCCGCCCCAGGCGTCGGTCGCCGTGGCGGGCAGCGATGCCCGCTTTCCCGTGCGCCGCGTGTTCTGCGTCGGCCGTAACTACGCCGCCCACGCGCGCGAGATGGGCAGCAATCCGGACCGCGAGCCGCCCTTCTTCTTCATGAAGCCGGCCGACGCCGTGGTGCCCGCCAGCGGCACGCTGCCCTACCCGCCGCTCACCCGCGAGCTGCATCACGAAATCGAACTGGTGGTGGCCATTGGCGCCCCGGGCGAGAACGTCGACGCGAACCAGGCGCTGTCGCTGGTGTGGGGATATGGCGTTGGCGTGGATCTCACCCGCCGCGACTTGCAGCAGCAGGCCAAGGACACGCGCCGCCCATGGGACTGGGGCAAGGCGTTCGACGCCTCGGCGCCGTGCGGCCCCTTGCACGCTGTCGCGCAGGTCGGTCATCCGAAGGAAGGCCGCGTGTGGCTGGACGTGAACGGCGAGAATCGTCAGACGGGCGACCTCAACGAACTGATCTGGTCCGTGCCCGATCTCATTGCCGAGATCTCGCGCAGCGTCAGACTGGCACCGGGCGATCTGATCTTCACGGGCACGCCGGCCGGCGTGGGACCGCTCGAACCCGGCGACAAGGTGAGCGCGGGCGTTGCCGGCGTCGGTGAGATCGCCTTCACGATCGGCAAGGCACCGGCCGCCTGA
- a CDS encoding VOC family protein, protein MATPLFHLAFPVDDLEAARRFYGGVMGCEEGRSSDHWIDFDFFGHQLVAHLSPEDAGKRITNPVDGDEVPVPHFGVILDMPAWHALADRLRAAGTRFVIEPHIRFAGQVGEQATLFFYDPAGNALEFKAFADMSQVFAK, encoded by the coding sequence ATGGCAACACCGCTCTTTCACCTTGCGTTCCCGGTCGACGACCTCGAAGCCGCGCGCCGCTTCTATGGCGGCGTGATGGGCTGCGAGGAAGGTCGCAGCTCGGACCACTGGATCGACTTCGACTTCTTCGGCCATCAACTGGTCGCCCATCTTTCGCCGGAGGATGCCGGCAAGCGCATCACCAATCCGGTCGACGGCGACGAAGTGCCGGTGCCGCATTTCGGCGTTATCCTTGACATGCCCGCATGGCACGCGCTCGCCGACCGGCTTCGCGCGGCAGGCACGCGCTTCGTGATCGAGCCGCACATCCGCTTCGCCGGCCAGGTGGGCGAGCAGGCCACGCTGTTCTTTTACGATCCGGCAGGCAACGCATTGGAGTTCAAGGCGTTTGCGGACATGTCGCAGGTTTTTGCCAAGTAA
- a CDS encoding LysR family transcriptional regulator — protein sequence MIRYLKTFVTAAETASFSAAGARLGLTQSAVSAQIQRLEDDLGVALFERTGRAVSLSDDGRRLLAQAQGVIAGYQAMRGEAGARDAQATLAPIHVGAILTVQLGLLPGAVQRWTALGAMPHLNIVPGMSVQLLAQLDARELDLAVMIRPRIGVPADMKWLMLMREPYVAIAPKGTRGDVAHWAGSLPFVRYNRRSYGGDLVERYLKRHRLWVREGVELDEPEVILRMVRARLGWSIVPATLIGLPSHGNAADKPTRTGVQVLPLAGEPLTRELGVLARQSALKRAPVATLMKCLTEAAHSLG from the coding sequence ATGATCCGATATCTCAAAACCTTCGTCACGGCCGCCGAAACCGCGTCGTTTTCGGCGGCGGGGGCGCGTCTGGGGTTGACGCAGTCGGCGGTCAGCGCCCAGATCCAGCGTCTGGAAGACGATCTCGGCGTTGCGCTGTTCGAACGCACCGGTCGCGCGGTATCGCTGTCCGATGACGGCCGCCGATTGCTCGCACAGGCGCAAGGCGTGATCGCGGGCTATCAGGCCATGCGTGGCGAGGCAGGCGCGCGCGACGCGCAGGCGACGCTCGCGCCCATTCACGTCGGCGCGATCCTGACGGTGCAGCTCGGGCTGTTGCCGGGCGCCGTGCAGCGATGGACGGCACTGGGGGCGATGCCGCACCTGAACATCGTGCCGGGCATGTCGGTGCAGTTGCTCGCGCAACTCGACGCCCGGGAACTGGATCTGGCGGTCATGATCCGGCCGCGCATCGGCGTGCCCGCCGACATGAAGTGGCTCATGCTGATGCGCGAGCCGTACGTGGCGATCGCCCCGAAGGGCACACGTGGCGACGTCGCGCATTGGGCCGGGTCATTGCCGTTCGTGCGCTACAACCGACGCTCGTACGGTGGCGATCTTGTGGAGCGTTACCTGAAGCGTCACCGGCTGTGGGTGCGCGAGGGAGTGGAACTCGACGAGCCTGAAGTGATTCTTCGGATGGTGCGTGCGCGACTCGGGTGGTCGATCGTGCCGGCCACGCTCATTGGCCTGCCCTCGCACGGCAACGCGGCGGACAAGCCGACGCGAACCGGTGTTCAGGTGTTGCCGCTCGCGGGTGAGCCGCTCACGCGAGAACTGGGGGTGCTCGCGCGTCAGTCGGCACTCAAGCGCGCACCGGTCGCCACGCTGATGAAATGCCTCACCGAGGCCGCGCACTCGCTGGGCTAG
- a CDS encoding efflux transporter outer membrane subunit, which yields MRVTRACRWPIPRRPRIGTLALGLSAALSACAVGPDFRVPDAPATAQYTSERQPTATAQARALPTSQGEAQTFATDVDVPADWWTRFGSPPLNALVAQALADSPTLRQAEAKLREAQENYRAQAGARLLPSADLKLSGTREQVDLASFGITSVPSPGPFTLYNASVNISYTLDVFGGNRRALESLAAQVDYQRFELEAARLSLAGNVVTTALRQASARAQRAALEGMLAAQRVQLDITQARERAGGVATLDVQNQAALVAQTEAQLPALSAQIAQYDHQLARWLGQPPGAFTSPTIDLATLQLPRTVPVGLPSTLARRRPDIRASEAMLHKASADVGVATANLYPQFTLSGSFGTQRMRTADLGDGINIWNIGMNLLQPLFRGGELRAQRRAAVAAYDAALASYQDTVLLGLAQVADAMRALEADAATLAARADAAQRAETAYRIARERYRAGGISHLALLDAQRQALDATRARLDAQGARLSDTAALWQALGGAPITTAADDAAVAAPEPARPSSPASARPR from the coding sequence ATGCGAGTCACACGCGCTTGCCGATGGCCCATACCGCGCCGCCCGCGCATCGGTACCCTCGCGCTCGGATTGAGCGCGGCCCTGTCGGCCTGTGCGGTTGGCCCCGACTTCCGCGTGCCCGACGCGCCCGCCACGGCGCAATACACGAGCGAGAGGCAACCCACGGCAACGGCGCAGGCGCGCGCCCTGCCCACCTCCCAGGGCGAAGCGCAGACGTTCGCCACCGATGTCGACGTGCCGGCAGACTGGTGGACGCGCTTCGGCTCGCCCCCGCTGAACGCACTCGTCGCGCAGGCGCTTGCCGACAGTCCCACGCTCCGGCAGGCCGAGGCGAAGCTGCGCGAGGCGCAGGAGAACTACCGCGCGCAGGCGGGAGCACGCTTGCTGCCGTCGGCGGACCTGAAACTCTCCGGCACGCGTGAACAGGTCGATCTTGCGTCATTTGGCATCACGAGCGTACCGAGCCCCGGCCCATTCACGCTTTACAACGCGAGCGTGAACATCTCGTATACGCTCGATGTCTTCGGCGGCAACCGACGCGCCCTCGAATCGCTCGCCGCGCAGGTCGACTATCAGCGATTCGAACTCGAAGCGGCGCGCCTCTCGCTCGCCGGCAACGTGGTCACCACCGCATTGCGGCAGGCCAGCGCCCGTGCGCAACGCGCCGCGCTCGAAGGCATGCTGGCCGCGCAACGGGTCCAGCTCGACATCACGCAAGCGCGTGAGCGCGCCGGCGGCGTAGCCACGCTCGATGTGCAGAATCAAGCGGCGCTCGTCGCGCAAACGGAAGCTCAACTCCCCGCCCTGAGCGCGCAGATCGCCCAGTACGATCATCAACTCGCTCGGTGGCTCGGCCAGCCGCCAGGGGCATTCACCTCACCCACCATCGACCTCGCAACGCTGCAGTTGCCGCGGACGGTGCCCGTTGGCCTGCCTTCGACGCTCGCGCGGCGACGGCCCGACATCCGGGCATCCGAGGCGATGCTGCACAAGGCCAGCGCCGATGTCGGCGTGGCCACCGCCAACCTGTATCCTCAGTTCACGCTATCGGGCAGCTTCGGCACGCAGCGCATGCGCACGGCCGATCTGGGCGACGGTATCAACATCTGGAATATCGGCATGAACCTGCTGCAGCCGCTCTTTCGCGGCGGCGAGTTGCGCGCCCAGCGGCGCGCGGCCGTGGCGGCCTACGACGCCGCGCTCGCGTCGTATCAGGACACCGTGCTACTCGGCCTCGCGCAGGTAGCCGACGCGATGCGGGCGCTCGAAGCCGATGCGGCCACGCTCGCCGCACGCGCAGACGCGGCACAGCGCGCGGAGACCGCCTACCGGATCGCACGCGAGCGCTACCGGGCTGGCGGCATCAGTCATCTCGCGCTGCTCGACGCCCAGCGTCAGGCGCTCGATGCCACACGCGCCCGGCTCGACGCCCAGGGCGCACGCCTGAGCGACACGGCGGCGTTGTGGCAGGCCCTGGGCGGCGCACCGATCACCACGGCAGCCGACGATGCGGCAGTCGCGGCCCCCGAGCCCGCCCGTCCGTCTAGCCCAGCGAGTGCGCGGCCTCGGTGA
- a CDS encoding ABC transporter permease, with translation MSTPLGFSIARWWSIVCKEFLQLRRDRVTFAMIVGVPLVQLALFGFAINSDPKHMPTAVILQDQSEFTRSLVAAMEHSGYFRFTETLTDEAAGRTALAQGRVQFVLNVPADFTRRLLRGERPAVLVEADATDPMAMASALGALPAIAQSVAQKDLTGALAPLAGTPGGFDVQVHRMYNAEGITQYNIIPGLMGVILTMTLAMMTGLAIVRERERGTMENLLATPVLPIEVMTGKIVPYIAIGLIQASIILIAARFVFHVPFEGSVIAIYLSALVFIAANLTVGIALSSFADNQLQAMQLTVFYFLPSMLLSGFMFPFGGMPAWAQAIGNLLPLTYFNRLVRGILLKGNGWGDAWHDLWPLLVFSALLMAVAVKFYKRTLD, from the coding sequence ATGAGTACGCCGCTGGGATTTTCCATCGCGCGCTGGTGGAGCATCGTGTGCAAGGAGTTCCTGCAATTGCGGCGCGACCGCGTCACGTTCGCCATGATCGTGGGCGTGCCGCTCGTGCAACTGGCGTTGTTTGGCTTTGCCATCAACTCCGATCCGAAACACATGCCCACGGCCGTCATCCTTCAGGACCAGAGCGAATTCACGCGCAGCCTCGTGGCCGCGATGGAGCACTCTGGATACTTCCGTTTCACCGAGACGCTGACCGACGAGGCCGCCGGACGCACGGCGCTGGCGCAGGGCCGCGTGCAGTTCGTGCTCAATGTCCCGGCCGATTTCACGCGGCGGCTGTTGCGAGGCGAGCGGCCCGCGGTGCTCGTCGAAGCCGACGCGACCGATCCGATGGCCATGGCCTCCGCGCTCGGCGCGCTGCCGGCGATCGCGCAATCCGTCGCGCAGAAGGACCTGACCGGCGCGCTGGCGCCGCTGGCGGGCACGCCGGGCGGTTTCGACGTGCAGGTGCACCGCATGTACAACGCCGAGGGCATTACCCAGTACAACATCATTCCGGGCCTGATGGGTGTGATTCTCACCATGACGCTCGCGATGATGACCGGCCTGGCCATCGTGCGCGAGCGCGAGCGCGGCACCATGGAGAATCTGCTCGCCACGCCCGTGCTGCCCATCGAGGTCATGACCGGCAAGATCGTGCCGTACATCGCCATCGGGCTGATTCAGGCGAGCATCATCCTCATTGCCGCGCGCTTTGTCTTTCATGTGCCGTTCGAAGGCAGCGTGATCGCGATCTACCTGTCCGCGCTCGTGTTCATCGCGGCGAATCTGACCGTCGGCATCGCCCTCTCGTCGTTCGCAGACAACCAGTTGCAGGCCATGCAGCTCACCGTGTTCTACTTCCTGCCCAGCATGCTGCTCTCGGGTTTCATGTTCCCGTTCGGCGGCATGCCAGCGTGGGCGCAGGCGATCGGCAACCTGCTGCCGCTCACCTACTTCAACCGGCTCGTTCGCGGCATTTTGCTCAAAGGGAACGGCTGGGGCGACGCCTGGCACGACCTGTGGCCGCTGCTGGTGTTCTCCGCACTGCTCATGGCGGTGGCCGTGAAGTTCTACAAACGAACGCTCGACTGA
- a CDS encoding ABC transporter ATP-binding protein — protein MRESPDRHGGHDLAIDVRGLDKHFGDKHVVKNVSLQVRRGEIFGFLGPNGSGKTTCIRMMCGLLTPDGGSGTCLGYDIVRESAQIKRHVGYMTQRFSYWEDLTIRENLDFVARVYGMANRREAVDRAIEGLGLKARAKQLTGSLSGGWKQRLALAACMLHEPRVLLLDEPTAGVDPTARRDFWEELHALAARGISVLVSTHYMDEAERCHKLAYISYGELLAQGTAEEVIAAQHLTTWTVHGENLVELSRELREQPAVAQTVAFGNALHVSGQDADALARLLQGLARERGLHAAPIDTSLEDVFIFLMSHARDNFGDGT, from the coding sequence ATGCGGGAATCGCCGGACAGGCATGGCGGGCACGACCTCGCCATCGACGTTCGCGGCCTCGACAAGCATTTCGGCGACAAGCACGTGGTGAAAAACGTCTCGCTGCAAGTCAGGCGCGGAGAGATCTTCGGCTTTCTCGGGCCGAACGGCAGCGGCAAGACGACCTGCATCCGCATGATGTGCGGCCTGCTCACGCCCGACGGCGGCAGCGGTACGTGTCTCGGCTACGACATCGTGCGCGAGAGCGCCCAGATCAAGCGACACGTGGGCTACATGACGCAACGCTTTTCGTATTGGGAAGACCTGACGATTCGCGAGAATCTCGACTTCGTCGCGCGCGTCTACGGTATGGCAAACCGCCGCGAAGCCGTCGATCGCGCCATCGAAGGACTCGGGCTCAAGGCGCGCGCGAAGCAACTGACCGGTTCGCTCTCGGGCGGATGGAAGCAACGCCTGGCCCTGGCCGCATGCATGCTGCATGAGCCTCGGGTGCTGCTGCTCGACGAGCCGACCGCGGGCGTCGACCCCACCGCGAGACGCGACTTCTGGGAAGAACTGCACGCGCTCGCCGCGCGCGGCATCTCGGTACTCGTCAGCACGCACTACATGGACGAGGCCGAGCGCTGTCACAAACTTGCCTACATCTCCTACGGCGAGCTGCTCGCGCAAGGCACGGCCGAGGAGGTCATCGCCGCGCAGCATCTGACCACGTGGACGGTGCATGGCGAGAACCTCGTCGAGTTGTCGCGCGAACTGCGCGAGCAGCCCGCCGTGGCACAGACTGTTGCCTTCGGCAATGCCCTGCATGTGAGCGGACAGGACGCCGACGCGCTTGCGCGGTTGCTGCAGGGTCTCGCGCGTGAGCGCGGCCTGCACGCCGCCCCGATCGACACGAGCCTGGAGGATGTCTTCATCTTTCTGATGAGTCACGCCAGGGACAACTTCGGGGACGGGACATGA
- a CDS encoding HlyD family secretion protein: MPAIPRMCTIPGNLTIRLAALSALAVLAGCGDPGNKPWQGYVEGEFVNVASSQAGTLQTLAVSRGQQVKAGDPLFALESTYEQAAQSHARDTLANAEAQLRDLATGKRPDEIAVSSAQLKQAVAVRDKSVAQFDRDQSQYAAGGISREQLDASRADARSSIARVQELQSSLAVAHLPGREAQRQAQAAQVDAARASLAQADWQLAQKHPVAGAAARVYDTLYRVGEWVGAGSPVVRLLPPGNIKVRFFVPEASLGTLRAGQTVHVACDGCGGGIDAHITYIAAQAEYTPPVIYSNDTREKLVYMIEARPAVPDAAKLNPGQPVQVSRP, encoded by the coding sequence ATGCCGGCCATCCCCCGCATGTGCACTATCCCGGGCAATCTCACGATCCGCCTTGCCGCGCTGTCCGCGCTCGCTGTGCTCGCCGGCTGCGGCGATCCGGGCAACAAGCCGTGGCAGGGCTACGTCGAAGGCGAGTTCGTCAACGTCGCCTCGTCGCAGGCTGGCACCTTGCAGACCCTTGCCGTATCGCGCGGCCAGCAGGTGAAGGCCGGCGATCCGCTCTTCGCGCTCGAATCCACCTATGAGCAGGCCGCGCAATCCCACGCGCGCGATACGCTCGCCAATGCCGAAGCACAATTGCGCGATCTCGCGACCGGCAAGCGACCCGACGAAATCGCCGTGTCGAGCGCTCAACTCAAACAGGCCGTCGCCGTGCGAGACAAGTCGGTCGCGCAATTCGACCGCGATCAGTCGCAATACGCCGCCGGCGGCATTTCCCGCGAGCAGCTCGACGCGAGCCGGGCCGACGCGCGCAGCAGCATCGCGCGCGTTCAGGAATTGCAGAGCAGCCTGGCCGTGGCACACCTGCCCGGACGCGAGGCCCAGCGTCAGGCGCAAGCGGCACAGGTGGACGCCGCGCGTGCCTCGCTCGCACAGGCCGACTGGCAGCTCGCGCAGAAGCATCCGGTGGCTGGTGCCGCGGCGCGCGTATACGACACGCTGTATCGTGTGGGCGAATGGGTCGGCGCCGGCAGCCCCGTCGTGCGCCTGCTGCCGCCGGGCAACATCAAGGTGCGCTTCTTCGTGCCCGAAGCCTCGCTCGGCACGTTACGCGCCGGGCAGACAGTGCACGTCGCCTGTGACGGATGCGGCGGCGGCATCGACGCGCATATCACGTACATCGCCGCGCAAGCCGAATACACGCCGCCCGTCATCTACAGCAATGACACGCGCGAAAAGCTCGTGTACATGATCGAAGCCCGCCCCGCCGTGCCCGACGCCGCGAAGCTCAACCCCGGCCAGCCGGTACAGGTGAGCCGCCCATGA
- the folE gene encoding GTP cyclohydrolase I FolE, whose translation MSHDTFDENDWKRFLKHIGEDPNRPGLHETPARVQKAWRQWTAGYAQDPAEVLKVFEDGAEQYNELIVVRGIPVYSHCEHHLAPFFGKATIGYLPNGKIVGLSKLTRLVDCFARRLQVQERLTTQVAEALMTHLQPKAVGVVVSCRHMCMESRGIRTAGEETVTSAMLGELQPNLALRTEFLALARDK comes from the coding sequence ATGTCTCACGACACGTTCGACGAAAACGACTGGAAGCGATTCCTCAAACACATCGGCGAAGACCCGAACCGCCCCGGGCTTCACGAGACTCCGGCGCGGGTGCAAAAGGCGTGGCGTCAATGGACGGCGGGGTACGCGCAGGATCCGGCCGAAGTGCTCAAGGTCTTCGAGGATGGTGCCGAACAGTACAACGAGCTGATCGTCGTGCGAGGCATTCCCGTGTACAGCCACTGCGAACATCACCTCGCCCCGTTCTTCGGCAAGGCCACCATCGGTTACCTGCCCAATGGCAAGATCGTCGGACTCTCGAAGCTCACGCGTCTGGTCGACTGCTTCGCGCGCCGTTTGCAAGTCCAGGAGCGCCTGACCACGCAGGTCGCCGAAGCGCTCATGACCCATCTGCAACCCAAGGCGGTGGGGGTGGTGGTGTCGTGCCGTCACATGTGCATGGAAAGCCGGGGCATTCGCACGGCCGGCGAGGAAACGGTAACTTCGGCCATGCTTGGCGAGTTGCAGCCGAACCTGGCATTGCGCACCGAATTTCTCGCGCTCGCTCGCGACAAGTAA
- a CDS encoding YbhB/YbcL family Raf kinase inhibitor-like protein translates to MNGLCSAHPTRGVRRLNVAAAVLVATFAAGAGVARAEGMSVSSPAFADGGMLPAIHAGLGDCGGQNVSPPIEWKNLPQATRSVVVTMKDPDGAKGGGVVHWVAYNIPATVASLAAGAGNQSGDHITVGKNVSGATIYRGACPPVGDSPHHYIITVTATDLDPGRLPPGLDASGLSVALAGHTLNGSTIVARYGR, encoded by the coding sequence ATGAATGGACTTTGCTCTGCGCATCCGACGCGCGGTGTACGACGCCTGAACGTCGCCGCCGCGGTCCTGGTCGCGACGTTCGCCGCGGGCGCCGGCGTGGCACGTGCCGAGGGAATGAGTGTTTCGTCCCCCGCGTTCGCCGACGGCGGCATGCTGCCGGCGATTCATGCTGGCCTCGGCGATTGCGGCGGTCAGAACGTCAGCCCGCCGATCGAGTGGAAAAACCTTCCGCAGGCCACCCGGAGCGTGGTTGTCACGATGAAAGACCCCGACGGGGCAAAAGGTGGCGGCGTGGTGCATTGGGTTGCCTACAACATTCCGGCGACCGTCGCGTCGCTCGCCGCCGGTGCGGGCAACCAGTCGGGCGATCACATCACCGTGGGCAAGAACGTGAGCGGTGCGACGATTTATCGCGGGGCCTGCCCGCCGGTCGGCGATTCGCCGCATCACTACATCATCACCGTGACGGCGACCGATCTCGATCCGGGACGTCTGCCGCCCGGACTGGACGCGTCCGGGCTCTCCGTGGCGCTCGCCGGACACACCCTCAACGGCTCGACCATCGTCGCGCGCTATGGCCGATAG
- the cydB gene encoding cytochrome d ubiquinol oxidase subunit II gives MDLTLAWAAIIALGLFLYVVLDGFDLGIGILFPFFPDARERDTMMNSVAPVWDGNETWLVLGGAGLLAAFPMVYSVLLSALYLPLVLMLVCLIFRGVAFEIRGKSRRTRQWWDLAFIGGSAGATLFQGVALGAYLSGIPVENGQFSGDAFGWLTAFNLFTGLGLLVTYALLGACWLIGKTEGDLQRRLRQLAWPLTMTLVAVMAVVSLWTPLRVPMVAQRWFDGQWFWRCLPVPFLVAGAALVMRRVLRRAHDATPFWLAIGLVFLGYSGLLISAYPYAILPGVTLWDAAAPHSSLSFTMWGAAFIIPVILGYTMLAYWVFRGKVAHDAHYH, from the coding sequence ATGGATCTGACCTTAGCCTGGGCCGCCATCATCGCGCTCGGCCTCTTTCTCTATGTCGTGCTCGACGGCTTCGACCTCGGCATCGGCATTCTCTTCCCGTTCTTCCCCGACGCACGCGAGCGCGACACGATGATGAACTCGGTCGCGCCGGTGTGGGACGGCAACGAAACCTGGCTCGTACTGGGCGGCGCCGGCCTGCTCGCCGCGTTTCCCATGGTGTATTCGGTGCTGCTCTCCGCCCTGTACCTGCCACTCGTGCTCATGCTGGTGTGCCTGATCTTCCGGGGCGTGGCATTCGAGATTCGCGGCAAGTCACGCCGCACGCGACAGTGGTGGGATCTGGCGTTCATCGGCGGGTCGGCCGGCGCCACGCTCTTTCAGGGTGTCGCGCTCGGCGCCTATCTGTCCGGTATCCCGGTGGAGAACGGCCAGTTTTCGGGCGACGCCTTCGGATGGCTCACCGCATTCAACCTCTTCACGGGTCTCGGCCTGCTGGTGACGTACGCGCTGCTCGGTGCATGCTGGCTCATCGGCAAGACCGAAGGCGACCTGCAACGCCGCCTGCGCCAGCTTGCGTGGCCGCTGACGATGACGCTGGTCGCCGTCATGGCCGTCGTCTCGCTGTGGACGCCGCTGCGGGTGCCCATGGTCGCGCAACGCTGGTTCGACGGCCAGTGGTTCTGGCGTTGCCTGCCGGTACCCTTCCTCGTGGCCGGCGCCGCGCTCGTCATGCGACGTGTGCTGCGCCGCGCGCACGACGCCACGCCCTTCTGGCTCGCGATCGGGCTGGTGTTTCTCGGCTACAGCGGGTTGCTCATCAGCGCCTATCCGTACGCGATCCTGCCGGGCGTCACCCTGTGGGATGCGGCGGCACCGCACTCGAGTCTGTCGTTCACGATGTGGGGTGCGGCGTTCATCATTCCCGTGATCCTCGGCTATACGATGCTGGCGTACTGGGTCTTTCGCGGCAAGGTGGCTCACGATGCGCACTATCACTGA
- a CDS encoding cytochrome ubiquinol oxidase subunit I, which yields MTAVSEALDLARLQFAFTVSFHIVFPAVSIGLASFIAVLEGLWLKTRRQHYLELCRFWSKAFAVCFGMGVVSGVVMAYQFGTNWSGFSSFAGAVTGPLLTYEVMTAFFLEAGFLGIMLFGWNRVSPRAHFAATLCVALGTLISTFWILASNSWMQTPQGFEIVDGRVVVLSWWDVIFNPSFPYRLAHMSIAAFVVAALVVAGTGAWHLLRGRRDPAVKTMFSMAMWLLLIFAPLQAFVGDLHGLNTREHQPAKLAAMEGLWETKSGGTPLNLFGWPDMQAETTRYAVEVPHLASLILTHSWDGEIRGLKEFPKDERPNVPLVFWSFRIMVGLGVAMIAAALAALWLRRRGTLFASRGFARTMLLLSPTGFVALLAGWVTTEAGRQPWVVYGVMRTANAMSPVSAQQVQVSLLVLVLAYFLVFGTGVYYLLKILRGGPALSGDASNESSQSGAAHDERHVPQAVMAAPAMSGLSARLDTDTARAL from the coding sequence ATGACTGCCGTTTCGGAAGCCCTCGACCTCGCGCGCCTGCAATTCGCGTTCACGGTCTCGTTTCACATCGTTTTCCCCGCCGTCTCCATTGGCCTTGCGAGCTTCATCGCCGTGCTCGAAGGGCTTTGGCTGAAAACACGTCGACAGCACTATCTCGAGCTGTGCCGCTTCTGGTCGAAGGCCTTCGCCGTGTGCTTCGGCATGGGCGTGGTCTCGGGCGTGGTCATGGCGTATCAGTTCGGCACGAACTGGTCGGGCTTCTCGAGCTTCGCAGGGGCGGTGACCGGTCCGCTGCTGACTTATGAGGTCATGACCGCGTTCTTCCTCGAAGCCGGCTTTCTCGGCATCATGCTGTTCGGCTGGAACCGCGTGAGTCCTCGCGCGCACTTCGCCGCCACGCTGTGTGTGGCGCTCGGCACGCTGATCTCCACGTTCTGGATCCTAGCGTCGAACAGCTGGATGCAAACGCCGCAAGGCTTCGAGATCGTCGACGGCCGTGTCGTGGTGCTCTCCTGGTGGGACGTGATTTTCAATCCGTCCTTTCCTTACCGTCTTGCGCACATGAGTATCGCCGCATTCGTGGTTGCCGCCCTCGTCGTGGCCGGCACGGGCGCCTGGCACCTGCTTCGCGGACGTCGCGATCCGGCCGTGAAGACCATGTTCTCAATGGCCATGTGGCTGCTGCTGATCTTCGCGCCGCTGCAGGCTTTCGTCGGCGACCTTCACGGACTCAACACCCGAGAGCATCAGCCCGCGAAGCTCGCCGCGATGGAAGGCCTCTGGGAGACGAAGTCCGGCGGCACGCCGCTCAACCTGTTCGGCTGGCCCGACATGCAGGCCGAGACGACCCGCTACGCCGTCGAGGTGCCGCATCTGGCCAGCTTGATCCTCACGCATAGTTGGGATGGCGAAATTCGCGGCCTGAAGGAATTCCCGAAGGATGAACGCCCCAACGTGCCGCTCGTGTTCTGGAGCTTCCGAATCATGGTCGGCCTCGGCGTGGCCATGATCGCCGCGGCGCTCGCCGCCCTGTGGCTGCGCCGTCGCGGCACGCTCTTCGCCTCGCGCGGCTTCGCCCGCACCATGCTGCTGCTCTCGCCCACCGGCTTCGTCGCCCTGCTCGCGGGCTGGGTCACCACCGAGGCCGGACGCCAGCCATGGGTCGTGTATGGCGTGATGCGCACCGCAAACGCCATGTCGCCGGTGAGCGCGCAGCAGGTGCAGGTCTCATTGCTCGTGCTTGTGCTCGCGTACTTCCTCGTGTTCGGCACCGGCGTGTACTACCTGCTGAAGATTCTGCGTGGCGGCCCGGCACTGTCCGGCGATGCATCGAACGAATCAAGCCAGTCCGGCGCCGCGCACGACGAGCGCCACGTGCCGCAGGCCGTGATGGCCGCGCCGGCGATGTCAGGCTTGTCCGCACGCCTGGATACCGACACGGCCCGCGCGCTTTGA